One window from the genome of Sphingomicrobium arenosum encodes:
- the topA gene encoding type I DNA topoisomerase, protein MKLVIVESPAKAKTIEKYLGPGHKVLASYGHVRDLPAKDGSVEPDDGFAMKWAASADKTKQLKAITDAAKEAETLILATDPDREGEAISWHVQEVLTKRKALPADTKRVTFNQITKSAVTEAMASPRDLDTDLIDAYLARRALDYLVGFTLSPILWRKLPGARSAGRVQSVALRLIVDREREIEVFEPREYWQLGAVFEQEGTPFESRLVNLDGKKIDRLTIGNKGDADAAKAVIEAGNFTVESVEQKPLTRNPPPPFTTSTLQQEAARKLGYSASHTMSLAQGLYEAGAITYMRTDGVTMAGEALAGARHAIADRYDAGYLPDKPRQYKSKQKNAQEAHEAIRPTNFRKDRAGSGDAAKLYTLIYNRALASQMAAARLERTTVELSDGAGRATLRATGQVVKFPGYLALYEEGRDDAADEEAGKMPLLREGDAPMKREVTSTQHFTQPPPRFSEASLVKRLEELGIGRPSTYAATLQTLKDRDYVRLEQKRFVPEDSGRLVTAFLERFFDRYVSYDYTASLEEELDDVSGGRMAWQSMLEAFWRDFKPKAGEVMEQKPSDITAALDEFLEPYLFPAKDDGTDPRACPKDGGQLSLRGGKFGAFIACANYPECNYTRPFGLRGEAANDGPQELGEGIELKTGRFGPYLEQEVDGEKKRASIPKDVDRSTLDLVMAKKLLSLPREIGDHPETGKPISASIGRYGPYLLHDGNYARLKSTEEVFETGMNAAVAKLAEAAAQKGQRGGRQSREPIAVLGKHPTNEAEVKVMDGRYGPYVTDGTTNATLPKGTEPKDVSLEQAVQLIDERAAKGPAKKKRKAPAKKKAAPKKKAAAKKPAAKKS, encoded by the coding sequence GTGAAGCTCGTCATCGTCGAATCGCCCGCCAAGGCGAAAACCATCGAGAAATATCTGGGGCCGGGGCACAAGGTGCTCGCATCCTACGGCCATGTGCGCGACCTGCCCGCCAAGGACGGATCGGTCGAGCCCGATGACGGCTTTGCCATGAAATGGGCGGCGAGCGCGGACAAGACCAAGCAACTGAAGGCGATTACCGACGCAGCCAAGGAGGCGGAGACGCTCATCCTCGCGACCGACCCTGATCGCGAGGGCGAGGCGATCAGCTGGCACGTGCAGGAAGTGCTGACCAAGAGGAAAGCGCTGCCCGCCGACACCAAGCGCGTGACCTTCAACCAGATCACCAAGAGCGCGGTGACCGAGGCGATGGCGAGCCCGCGCGATCTCGATACCGACCTCATCGACGCCTATCTGGCGCGCCGCGCGCTCGACTATCTCGTCGGCTTCACCTTGTCGCCGATCCTTTGGCGCAAGCTGCCGGGCGCGCGTTCGGCGGGGCGCGTACAGTCGGTGGCGCTCCGCCTCATCGTCGACCGCGAACGCGAGATCGAGGTGTTCGAACCGCGCGAATATTGGCAGCTCGGCGCGGTCTTCGAACAGGAAGGCACGCCATTTGAATCGCGCCTCGTCAACCTCGACGGCAAGAAGATCGACCGGCTGACGATCGGCAACAAGGGCGATGCCGATGCCGCCAAGGCGGTCATCGAGGCGGGCAATTTCACCGTGGAGAGCGTCGAACAGAAGCCGCTGACGCGCAACCCGCCGCCGCCCTTCACGACCTCGACACTGCAGCAGGAAGCCGCGCGCAAGCTGGGCTATTCGGCCAGCCACACGATGAGCCTCGCGCAAGGGCTCTACGAGGCGGGCGCGATCACCTACATGCGTACCGACGGCGTCACCATGGCGGGCGAGGCGCTCGCCGGCGCGCGCCATGCCATCGCCGACCGCTATGATGCGGGATACCTCCCCGACAAGCCGCGACAGTACAAGTCCAAGCAGAAAAATGCGCAGGAAGCGCACGAGGCGATCCGGCCGACCAATTTCCGCAAGGATCGTGCGGGCTCTGGCGATGCGGCCAAGCTCTACACGCTGATCTACAACCGCGCGCTGGCGAGCCAGATGGCGGCGGCGCGATTGGAGCGCACGACGGTCGAACTGTCGGATGGTGCGGGGCGCGCGACGCTGCGCGCCACCGGGCAGGTCGTGAAATTCCCAGGCTATCTCGCGCTTTACGAGGAAGGCCGCGACGATGCGGCCGACGAGGAAGCAGGCAAGATGCCGCTGCTGCGCGAGGGCGATGCGCCGATGAAGCGCGAGGTCACCTCGACCCAGCATTTCACCCAGCCGCCGCCGCGCTTCTCCGAAGCCAGCCTCGTCAAGCGACTGGAGGAGCTCGGCATCGGGCGTCCGTCGACCTATGCCGCGACGCTCCAGACGCTGAAGGACCGCGACTATGTCCGGCTCGAGCAGAAGCGGTTCGTGCCCGAGGATTCGGGGCGGCTCGTCACCGCGTTCCTCGAGCGCTTTTTCGATCGCTATGTGAGCTACGACTATACCGCCAGCCTCGAGGAAGAGCTCGACGACGTGTCGGGCGGGCGCATGGCGTGGCAGTCGATGCTCGAGGCCTTCTGGCGCGACTTCAAGCCCAAGGCGGGCGAGGTGATGGAGCAGAAGCCGTCGGACATCACGGCGGCGCTCGATGAATTTCTCGAACCTTATCTGTTCCCGGCCAAGGATGATGGGACCGACCCGCGAGCTTGTCCCAAGGACGGCGGCCAGCTCTCATTGCGTGGCGGCAAGTTCGGGGCGTTCATCGCCTGTGCCAACTATCCCGAATGCAATTACACCCGTCCCTTCGGGCTGCGCGGCGAGGCCGCCAATGACGGGCCGCAGGAGCTGGGCGAGGGGATCGAGCTGAAGACCGGGCGCTTCGGGCCCTATCTCGAACAGGAAGTCGACGGCGAGAAGAAGCGGGCGTCCATCCCAAAGGATGTCGACCGGTCGACGCTCGACCTGGTGATGGCGAAGAAGCTGCTCTCGCTTCCTCGCGAGATCGGAGACCATCCCGAGACGGGCAAGCCGATCTCGGCCTCGATCGGGCGCTACGGACCTTATCTGCTCCACGACGGCAATTATGCGCGGTTGAAGAGCACCGAGGAGGTGTTCGAGACGGGCATGAATGCGGCAGTGGCAAAGCTTGCCGAGGCGGCGGCGCAGAAGGGCCAGCGCGGTGGACGCCAGAGCCGCGAGCCGATTGCGGTGCTCGGCAAGCATCCCACCAATGAGGCCGAGGTGAAGGTGATGGACGGACGTTATGGCCCCTATGTCACCGACGGCACGACCAATGCGACGCTGCCCAAGGGCACCGAGCCCAAGGACGTGAGCCTCGAGCAGGCGGTGCAGCTGATCGACGAGCGGGCAGCGAAGGGGCCGGCGAAGAAGAAGCGCAAGGCGCCGGCCAAGAAGAAGGCCGCGCCCAAGAAGAAGGCTGCGGCGAAGAAGCCGGCGGCGAAGAAAAGCTGA
- the rpiB gene encoding ribose 5-phosphate isomerase B, producing the protein MKIALASDHAGFELKALLVSTLADAGHEVTDLGPDSKHSVDYPDYGKKLADHVAAGASERGIAICGSGIGISIAVNRNPACRCARVDEPLSAALARQHNDANVIAIGERLVGSDMAKAIVDAFLTTPFEGGRHQRRVDKLSG; encoded by the coding sequence ATGAAAATCGCGCTGGCTTCCGATCATGCGGGCTTCGAGCTGAAGGCCCTGCTCGTCTCCACCCTTGCCGATGCGGGGCATGAGGTCACCGACCTCGGCCCCGACAGCAAGCACAGCGTCGACTATCCCGATTACGGCAAGAAGCTCGCCGACCATGTCGCCGCCGGTGCATCCGAACGCGGCATCGCCATCTGCGGCTCGGGCATCGGCATTTCCATTGCGGTCAATCGCAACCCGGCCTGTCGCTGCGCCCGTGTCGATGAACCGCTGTCGGCCGCGCTGGCCCGCCAGCACAATGACGCCAACGTCATCGCCATCGGCGAGCGCCTCGTCGGCTCGGACATGGCCAAGGCTATTGTCGACGCCTTCCTCACCACCCCCTTCGAAGGCGGGCGCCACCAGCGCCGCGTCGACAAACTCTCAGGTTAA
- a CDS encoding YdeI/OmpD-associated family protein: MTTLGEDLPPPDPDFRHPTPPELVAALRDDAPLRAQWDGLTDIGRNDYICWMTSPKTDATRAKRFERLKEEVTDGKRRPCCFPGCPHRLASARGYG; encoded by the coding sequence GTGACGACGTTGGGGGAGGACCTGCCGCCCCCCGATCCCGACTTTCGCCATCCGACGCCGCCCGAACTGGTCGCCGCGCTGCGCGACGACGCGCCGCTGCGTGCGCAGTGGGACGGCCTCACCGACATTGGCCGCAACGACTATATCTGCTGGATGACCTCGCCCAAGACCGATGCGACCCGGGCGAAGCGGTTCGAGCGACTGAAGGAGGAGGTGACGGACGGCAAGCGTCGTCCCTGCTGCTTCCCCGGCTGCCCCCACCGCCTCGCCTCGGCGCGCGGCTACGGCTGA
- a CDS encoding DUF3429 domain-containing protein has product MTRIPMIAKLLGFGGLVPPLLLIWLHLTPNPATHDIAFWGVVYGGLIATFLGGMWWAFASRLARLPEGIMILSVLPSLILFVLLVMMFSFSALSPLKAGVVIGAMLLLSPFVDRWLAKRGATPDWWMALRWPLSIGLALLTITCGWLAA; this is encoded by the coding sequence ATGACACGCATTCCGATGATCGCGAAACTGCTCGGCTTCGGCGGGCTCGTGCCGCCGCTCCTGCTCATCTGGCTCCACCTGACACCCAATCCGGCGACGCATGACATCGCCTTCTGGGGCGTGGTCTATGGCGGGCTGATCGCGACCTTCCTCGGCGGCATGTGGTGGGCGTTCGCGTCCCGGCTGGCGCGGCTGCCCGAGGGGATCATGATCCTGTCGGTCCTGCCGAGCCTGATCCTGTTCGTTCTGCTGGTGATGATGTTCAGCTTTTCGGCGCTGTCGCCATTGAAGGCAGGCGTGGTGATCGGCGCGATGTTGCTGCTCTCGCCGTTTGTCGATCGCTGGCTGGCCAAGCGCGGCGCGACGCCCGACTGGTGGATGGCACTGCGCTGGCCGTTGTCGATCGGCTTGGCGCTGCTGACGATCACCTGCGGGTGGCTGGCGGCCTAG
- the dprA gene encoding DNA-processing protein DprA has translation MRRALTSLPPDLPDHLRLIRSRGVGPVSYRQLMQRFGSAAEAIAMLPELARRGRGRPPTLADPRDIAAEMGAVERHGARYLLVGTVEYPRLLAEIDGAPPLLTVKGDVALTHRPCVAMVGARNASAAACRLARQLANTLGHAGQVVVSGLARGIDSAAHDGALPTGTIAVIAGGIDVAYPPENAERQTDIAEQGLVVAEMPPGTQPTARHFPNRNRIISGLCAGTIVVEAAPRSGSLITARLAGEQGREVMAVPGSPLDPRARGCNGLIRDGAVLVQDADDVLATLGPIDARMERVAEERAPAPIAEDLGEGASERVEQLLGPVAVGVDEVIRQSGLTPPEVQLALLELDLAGRLDRHAGGKVSLR, from the coding sequence ATGCGCCGAGCATTGACGAGCCTGCCGCCCGATCTTCCTGATCATCTCCGCCTGATCCGCTCGCGCGGGGTCGGGCCGGTCAGTTACCGGCAATTGATGCAACGCTTCGGCAGCGCCGCCGAGGCCATCGCGATGCTGCCCGAACTGGCACGGCGCGGGCGGGGGCGTCCGCCGACACTCGCCGACCCGCGCGATATCGCAGCGGAGATGGGCGCGGTCGAGCGACATGGCGCGCGCTACCTGCTCGTCGGTACGGTGGAGTATCCGCGCCTGCTCGCCGAGATCGATGGCGCGCCGCCGCTGCTGACCGTGAAGGGCGATGTCGCGCTGACGCATCGGCCCTGCGTCGCGATGGTCGGCGCGCGCAATGCGAGCGCGGCCGCCTGTCGGCTGGCGCGGCAGCTGGCGAATACGCTGGGCCATGCCGGGCAGGTCGTCGTGTCGGGGCTGGCGCGCGGCATCGACAGCGCCGCGCATGACGGGGCGCTGCCGACCGGCACCATTGCGGTGATCGCGGGCGGCATCGACGTCGCTTACCCTCCCGAAAATGCCGAGCGACAGACGGACATCGCCGAGCAGGGGCTGGTGGTCGCCGAGATGCCGCCGGGGACGCAGCCGACGGCGCGCCACTTCCCCAATCGCAACCGCATCATCTCGGGGCTGTGCGCGGGGACGATCGTCGTCGAGGCGGCGCCGCGGTCGGGCAGCCTCATCACCGCCCGGCTGGCAGGCGAACAGGGGCGCGAAGTGATGGCGGTGCCGGGCAGCCCGCTCGATCCAAGGGCGCGGGGATGCAACGGGCTCATTCGCGACGGCGCGGTGCTGGTGCAGGATGCCGACGACGTGCTGGCCACGCTCGGCCCGATCGATGCGCGGATGGAGCGGGTGGCCGAGGAGCGTGCGCCCGCGCCCATCGCCGAAGATCTTGGCGAAGGGGCGAGCGAGCGGGTCGAGCAACTGCTGGGGCCGGTGGCGGTGGGGGTCGACGAGGTTATCCGCCAGTCAGGCCTCACCCCGCCCGAGGTGCAGCTGGCGCTGCTCGAGCTCGACCTTGCCGGACGGCTCGACCGCCACGCCGGGGGAAAAGTGAGCTTGCGCTGA
- a CDS encoding LuxR C-terminal-related transcriptional regulator has translation MKDDPIELTRREREALHGILERKTAKEMALELGISHHAVEKRLKRARHKLGVTTSLEAARRYEAQYGETVSGPSDLGEAPASEEKGGTAGRPRSRILFAGVLIMIIATLAALFLIHPTEGTPVTDKSDVFKLLDRDGSGTIERAEFLVREANVTRIVVTDGDETSSTTVDGDAAAEMMGSAFDSMDEDGDGRLTPAEFSVDAVHRRVTLYERSGD, from the coding sequence ATGAAGGACGACCCGATCGAATTGACGCGGCGCGAGCGCGAGGCACTGCACGGTATTCTCGAGCGCAAGACCGCCAAAGAGATGGCGCTCGAACTCGGCATCTCGCATCACGCGGTGGAAAAGCGGTTGAAGCGCGCCCGCCACAAGCTCGGCGTAACGACTAGCCTTGAGGCTGCGCGGCGCTACGAGGCGCAGTACGGGGAGACCGTATCCGGCCCGTCGGACCTCGGCGAGGCGCCCGCATCCGAGGAAAAAGGAGGGACAGCGGGACGTCCACGCTCCCGCATCCTTTTTGCAGGAGTCTTGATCATGATCATCGCCACACTTGCCGCTCTCTTCCTTATCCATCCTACCGAGGGCACGCCCGTTACTGACAAGTCCGACGTCTTCAAGCTGCTCGACCGCGACGGATCGGGCACGATCGAGCGCGCCGAATTCCTTGTCCGCGAGGCCAATGTCACGCGGATCGTCGTCACCGACGGCGACGAAACCAGTAGCACCACCGTCGACGGCGATGCGGCCGCCGAGATGATGGGAAGCGCCTTCGATTCGATGGATGAAGACGGCGACGGGCGCCTGACGCCTGCCGAATTCAGCGTCGACGCGGTCCACCGCCGCGTCACGCTGTACGAACGCTCGGGCGACTGA
- the glyA gene encoding serine hydroxymethyltransferase, whose amino-acid sequence MASAADIRSDGFFTQGVAATDPKVAEALKSELTREQKQIELIASENIVSKAVLEAQGSVLTNKYAEGYPGKRYYQGCAPSDAVEQLAIDRAKELFDCAYANVQPHSGAQANGAVNLALLQPGDTILGMSLDAGGHLTHGAKPAQSGKWFNAVQYGVTEDTHLIDYDAVERLAVEHQPKLIIAGGSAYPRVIDFERFRAIADKVGAILHVDMAHFAGLVAAGEHPSPLPHAHVVTTTTHKTLRGPRGGMILSNDEALGKKLNSAVFPGLQGGPLMHVIAAKAVAFGEALQPEFKTYSKAVIANAKVLCETLKGRGADLVSGGTDTHVGLIDLRPLGISGRDADEALERAGITCNKNGVPNDPLPPMKTSGIRVGSPAGTTRGFGEQEFKAIGDMVADVLHGVAKTGGEGDPSVEAEVKDRVEALCDRFPIYEGF is encoded by the coding sequence ATGGCCTCCGCAGCTGATATCCGCTCCGACGGTTTCTTCACCCAGGGCGTCGCCGCCACCGATCCCAAGGTCGCCGAAGCGCTCAAGAGCGAACTGACCCGCGAGCAGAAGCAGATCGAGCTGATCGCGTCCGAGAACATCGTTTCCAAGGCGGTGCTAGAAGCGCAAGGGTCAGTGCTCACCAACAAATATGCCGAGGGCTATCCGGGCAAGCGCTATTATCAGGGCTGCGCGCCCTCCGACGCGGTCGAGCAGCTCGCCATCGATCGGGCAAAGGAGCTGTTCGATTGCGCCTATGCCAATGTCCAGCCGCATTCGGGCGCGCAGGCCAATGGCGCGGTCAACCTCGCGCTCCTGCAACCCGGCGACACCATCCTCGGCATGAGCCTCGATGCGGGCGGCCATCTCACCCACGGCGCCAAGCCCGCCCAGTCGGGTAAGTGGTTCAATGCGGTCCAGTACGGCGTGACCGAGGACACGCACCTCATCGACTATGACGCGGTCGAGCGCCTTGCGGTCGAGCATCAACCCAAGCTGATTATCGCGGGCGGCTCGGCCTATCCGCGGGTGATCGATTTCGAACGCTTCCGCGCCATCGCCGACAAGGTCGGTGCGATCCTCCACGTCGACATGGCGCATTTCGCCGGCCTCGTCGCGGCGGGTGAGCATCCCTCGCCGCTGCCCCACGCCCATGTCGTCACCACCACCACGCACAAGACGCTGCGCGGCCCGCGCGGCGGCATGATCCTGTCGAACGACGAAGCGCTCGGCAAGAAGCTCAACAGCGCGGTCTTCCCCGGCCTCCAGGGCGGCCCGCTGATGCATGTCATCGCCGCCAAGGCGGTCGCCTTCGGCGAAGCGCTCCAGCCTGAATTCAAGACCTATTCCAAGGCCGTGATCGCCAACGCCAAGGTGCTGTGCGAGACGCTGAAGGGCCGCGGCGCCGACCTCGTCTCGGGCGGCACCGACACGCATGTCGGCCTCATCGACCTTCGCCCGCTCGGGATCTCGGGCCGTGATGCCGACGAAGCGCTCGAGCGCGCGGGCATCACCTGCAACAAGAATGGCGTCCCCAACGACCCACTGCCGCCGATGAAGACTAGCGGTATCCGCGTCGGCAGTCCCGCCGGCACCACCCGCGGGTTCGGCGAGCAGGAATTCAAGGCGATCGGCGACATGGTTGCGGACGTCCTCCACGGCGTCGCGAAAACGGGTGGCGAAGGCGACCCCTCGGTCGAGGCCGAGGTGAAGGACCGCGTCGAGGCCTTGTGCGACCGTTTCCCC
- the plsY gene encoding glycerol-3-phosphate 1-O-acyltransferase PlsY, translated as MLGDFQIWPFVMGYLLGSIPFGLLVVKAMGKGDIRAQGSGNIGATNAVRAAGKKVGAFVLLLDALKGVAAVLIARHYLGEQAELFAAAGALIGHLYPVWLGFKGGKGVATLFGILFALDWRIGAIAFGVWVLAFLVTKMSSAGGLLAAASAPVSALVLGQDLLFNLLLGITLLIWWKHRANIARILDGSEPRFGAKKDAPSIDEPAARSS; from the coding sequence ATGCTTGGCGACTTCCAAATCTGGCCCTTCGTGATGGGCTATCTCCTCGGCTCGATCCCGTTCGGGCTGCTCGTCGTGAAGGCGATGGGCAAGGGCGACATCCGTGCTCAGGGCTCGGGCAATATCGGGGCCACCAATGCGGTGCGCGCGGCGGGCAAAAAGGTGGGGGCGTTCGTTCTCCTCCTCGATGCGCTGAAGGGCGTGGCGGCGGTGCTCATCGCGCGCCATTATCTGGGCGAACAGGCCGAATTGTTCGCTGCCGCCGGCGCGCTGATCGGGCATCTCTATCCCGTCTGGCTGGGGTTCAAGGGGGGCAAGGGGGTCGCCACCCTGTTCGGGATCCTGTTCGCGCTCGACTGGCGGATCGGCGCCATCGCCTTTGGGGTCTGGGTGCTCGCTTTCCTCGTGACGAAGATGTCGTCGGCCGGCGGGCTGCTCGCGGCGGCCTCTGCGCCCGTCTCTGCACTCGTCCTCGGTCAGGATCTGTTGTTCAATCTGCTGCTCGGTATCACGCTTCTCATCTGGTGGAAGCATCGCGCCAATATCGCGCGGATCCTCGACGGGTCCGAACCGCGGTTCGGGGCGAAGAAGGATGCGCCGAGCATTGACGAGCCTGCCGCCCGATCTTCCTGA
- the murI gene encoding glutamate racemase: MSDPAAPLLFFDSGIGGLSILAPTRALMPSAPIVYAADNAAFPYGTRSEAEIAARVPALLGRLVERVKPRLVTIACNTASTIALDHVRAALDVPVVGTVPAIKPAAEASTTRVIGVLGTRATVRQPYVDDLARDFAADCTVLRHGSAALVELAEARLRGEPVDPAAVIAAAQPLFDQPHGDRLDTVVLACTHFPLLADWLSQAHPHVRFIDGGQGIARRIAYLTKGQSWPDDAPPGRALFTAAVPPGMDVALAPFGITDLGSL, from the coding sequence GTGAGCGATCCCGCAGCCCCCCTCCTCTTTTTCGATTCGGGTATCGGCGGCCTGTCGATCCTGGCGCCGACGCGAGCGCTCATGCCATCGGCACCTATCGTCTATGCCGCCGACAATGCGGCCTTTCCCTATGGCACCCGCTCCGAGGCCGAGATCGCCGCACGCGTTCCCGCGCTCCTCGGCCGCCTCGTCGAGCGCGTGAAACCGCGCCTAGTCACCATCGCCTGCAACACCGCCAGCACCATCGCGCTCGACCATGTCCGCGCCGCCTTGGACGTGCCGGTGGTCGGCACCGTGCCCGCGATCAAGCCTGCTGCCGAAGCCTCGACAACCCGCGTCATCGGCGTGCTCGGCACCCGCGCCACCGTGCGGCAGCCCTATGTCGACGACCTCGCCCGCGATTTCGCCGCCGATTGCACCGTGCTGCGCCATGGCTCCGCCGCGCTGGTCGAACTGGCAGAGGCCAGGCTGCGCGGTGAGCCGGTCGACCCGGCCGCCGTCATCGCCGCCGCCCAGCCGCTGTTCGACCAGCCGCACGGCGACAGGCTCGACACGGTGGTGCTCGCCTGCACCCACTTCCCGCTGCTCGCCGACTGGCTGTCGCAGGCGCATCCACACGTCCGCTTCATTGACGGGGGTCAAGGCATCGCGCGCCGAATCGCCTATTTGACGAAGGGACAGAGCTGGCCCGACGATGCCCCGCCGGGACGCGCGCTCTTCACCGCCGCGGTTCCGCCCGGCATGGATGTAGCGCTCGCCCCCTTCGGGATCACCGACCTAGGCTCGCTTTGA
- a CDS encoding DUF1579 domain-containing protein: MGVMKMDWLACAAAVASAMTLAQPGAAQEARIGPPTAEALIALQQEKMAVFDWMHGEWRGTATRFERGGPVQMVQTERVGPMLDGAILVIEGRGYEGETGALSFNAFGVIHYDVAAQQYRIRTNAMGRGGEFRVEPVENGFDWFIEQGPPIRYEARLIEGQWIETGYIALPGREEARLIDMRLDRLGDTDWPMAGAVGVAP; this comes from the coding sequence ATGGGGGTGATGAAAATGGATTGGCTGGCATGCGCAGCCGCAGTGGCATCGGCGATGACTCTGGCGCAGCCTGGCGCGGCGCAGGAAGCGCGGATCGGACCGCCGACCGCCGAGGCGCTTATTGCCTTACAACAGGAAAAGATGGCCGTGTTCGACTGGATGCATGGCGAGTGGCGAGGCACTGCGACGCGCTTCGAGCGCGGTGGGCCGGTGCAGATGGTGCAGACCGAGCGGGTCGGCCCGATGCTCGATGGCGCCATTCTGGTGATCGAAGGAAGAGGCTATGAAGGGGAGACTGGCGCGCTGTCTTTCAATGCGTTCGGCGTGATCCACTATGACGTCGCGGCGCAGCAATATCGTATCCGCACCAATGCCATGGGCCGCGGCGGGGAGTTCCGTGTCGAACCGGTCGAGAACGGATTCGACTGGTTCATCGAACAGGGGCCGCCGATCCGCTACGAGGCCCGGCTGATCGAGGGGCAGTGGATCGAAACGGGCTATATCGCCCTGCCGGGGCGCGAAGAGGCGCGGCTGATCGACATGCGGCTCGATCGATTGGGCGACACCGATTGGCCGATGGCGGGCGCCGTCGGCGTGGCACCGTAA
- the hemA gene encoding 5-aminolevulinate synthase yields MDYNGIFQAAIDRLHDEGRYRVFIDILRNKGNYPNARCFHGHNGPRPITVWCSNDYLGMGQHDVVIKAMEEALHDVGAGSGGTRNIGGNTHLHVDLEAELADLHAKEGALLFTSGYVSNEAALSTLGKLLPGCVIFSDELNHASMIAGIRNSGCEKRIFKHNDLEHLEQLLMEVEPDAPKLIAFESVYSMDGDVAPIEAICDLADKYGALTYLDEVHAVGMYGARGGGISERDGIAHRVTLIEGTLGKAFGVMGGYITADKNIIDCIRSYAPGFIFTTSLSPVLAAGALASVKHLKGSSVERDAQQAAAAALKSKMTAAGLPVMESETHIVPLMVGDPVKAKEISDILLAEYGVYVQPINFPTVPRGTERLRFTPGPFHTEAMMDALVDSLVEIWNRLELKLAA; encoded by the coding sequence ATGGATTACAACGGCATTTTCCAGGCGGCGATCGACCGGCTGCATGACGAGGGACGCTATCGCGTCTTCATCGACATCCTGCGCAACAAGGGGAATTATCCCAACGCGCGCTGCTTTCATGGTCACAACGGTCCCCGCCCGATCACCGTATGGTGCTCGAACGACTATCTCGGCATGGGCCAGCATGACGTCGTCATCAAGGCGATGGAAGAAGCGTTGCACGATGTCGGCGCCGGCTCGGGCGGCACCCGCAACATCGGCGGGAACACCCACCTCCATGTCGACCTCGAGGCTGAGCTCGCCGATCTTCACGCCAAGGAAGGCGCGCTGCTCTTCACCTCGGGCTATGTCTCGAACGAGGCCGCGCTGTCGACGCTCGGCAAGCTCCTGCCCGGCTGCGTCATCTTCTCGGACGAACTCAATCACGCCTCGATGATCGCGGGCATCCGCAATTCGGGCTGCGAAAAGCGCATCTTCAAGCACAACGATCTCGAGCATCTCGAGCAGCTGTTGATGGAAGTCGAACCCGACGCGCCCAAGCTCATCGCATTCGAATCTGTCTATTCGATGGACGGCGACGTCGCCCCCATCGAGGCGATCTGCGACCTTGCCGACAAATATGGCGCGCTGACCTATCTCGACGAAGTTCATGCCGTCGGCATGTACGGCGCGCGGGGCGGCGGCATTTCGGAGCGCGACGGCATCGCCCACCGCGTCACCCTCATCGAGGGCACGCTCGGAAAGGCGTTCGGGGTGATGGGCGGCTATATCACCGCCGACAAGAATATCATCGACTGTATCCGCAGCTATGCCCCGGGCTTCATCTTCACCACGAGCCTGTCGCCCGTCCTCGCCGCCGGCGCGCTGGCGAGCGTGAAACACCTCAAGGGCTCGAGCGTGGAGCGCGATGCGCAGCAGGCCGCCGCGGCCGCGCTCAAGTCAAAGATGACTGCTGCGGGCCTACCGGTCATGGAAAGCGAGACGCATATCGTCCCGCTCATGGTCGGCGATCCCGTCAAGGCCAAGGAAATCAGCGACATTTTGCTCGCCGAATATGGTGTCTATGTCCAGCCGATCAATTTCCCGACCGTCCCGCGCGGCACCGAGCGCCTGCGCTTCACCCCCGGCCCCTTCCACACCGAAGCGATGATGGACGCGCTGGTCGACAGCCTGGTCGAAATCTGGAACCGGCTCGAACTCAAGCTCGCGGCGTGA